A stretch of Aspergillus nidulans FGSC A4 chromosome VI DNA encodes these proteins:
- a CDS encoding dihydrodipicolinate synthase family protein (transcript_id=CADANIAT00010231), whose amino-acid sequence MAPTPLRPGVYAPTMTFFDPSTEDLDVPTIRKHAVRLAKAGLVGLVAMGSNGEAVHLTLEEKQTVIRETRSALDEANFTNVPVIAGASENSIRGTIQLTKDLAAAGAEYALIVPPSYYRYATGNDETLYEYFTSVADGSPIPLILYNYPGAVAGIDMDSDLIIRISQHPNIVGTKFTCANTGKLTRVARALHAIKPESPLAPTKSPVPVTKRAANHPYVAFGGIADFTLQTLASGGSAILAGGANVIPKLCVKVFTLWSEGKFTEAMEVQSLLSQADWVLTKAAIPGTKSAIQSYYGYGGYPRRPLARLSDAQVEAVAAGIKEAMDVERTLPDVA is encoded by the coding sequence ATGGCGCCAACACCCCTCCGCCCCGGAGTTTACGCTCCGACAATGACCTTCTTCGACCCCTCTACTGAAGACCTCGACGTGCCCACCATTCGAAAACACGCCGTACGCCTCGCGAAGGCCGGACTCGTTGGCCTTGTCGCCATGGGCTCAAACGGCGAAGCTGTTCATCTCACACTCGAGGAAAAGCAGACCGTCATCCGCGAGACCAGGTCCGCCCTCGATGAGGCCAACTTCACGAACGTCCCCGTTATCGCAGGTGCATCTGAGAACAGCATCCGAGGCACGATTCAATTGACGAAAGaccttgccgctgctggcgCAGAGTACGCGCTTATTGTCCCGCCAAGCTACTACCGCTACGCGACGGGGAACGACGAGACGCTGTATGAGTACTTCACATCCGTTGCGGATGGGTCGCCCATTCCTCTTATTCTGTATAACTACCCCGGAGCCGTCGCGGGAATTGATATGGACTCAGACCTTATCATTCGCATCTCCCAGCACCCGAACATTGTAGGGACGAAGTTCACCTGTGCGAACACAGGAAAGTTGACCCGTGTTGCGAGGGCGTTGCATGCTATCAAACCTGAGTCACCGCTTGCGCCGACCAAGTCCCCGGTGCCTGTGACCAAGAGGGCTGCGAACCACCCCTATGTGGCATTTGGAGGTATTGCCGACTTCACGTTGCAGACGTTGGCGTCTGGTGGATCAGCCATCCTGGCCGGTGGTGCCAATGTTATCCCTAAGTTGTGCGTCAAGGTGTTTACACTCTGGAGCGAGGGAAAGTTTACAGAGGCGATGGAGGTGCAGAGTCTCCTTAGCCAGGCGGACTGGGTGCTGACCAAGGCTGCCATTCCGGGTACGAAGAGTGCGATTCAGTCTTACTATGGATACGGCGGGTATCCTCGTCGACCACTGGCACGGCTTAGTGATGCGCAGGTCGAGGCTGTTGCAGCTGGGATTAAGGAAGCTATGGACGTGGAGCGTACATTGCCCGATGTTGCTTAA
- a CDS encoding NAD(P)-dependent alcohol dehydrogenase (transcript_id=CADANIAT00010230), with translation MPYPEEAEGFQVDSPETYTDFKKRFFKLKPFGDYDVDIKIEACGVCGSDVHTISGGWGSQKFPLCVGHEIIGRAVRVGPKVTLIKEGQRVGVGAQSYSCGECKQCKNENETYCPVLMIDTYGAEWPDTGIVSQGGYSSHVRTHEHWVFPIPDVLETNLVAPMLCAGLTAYSPLVRNGAGPGKKVGIVGLGGIGHFGVMFAKALGAETWAISRSRAKEADARKLGADGYIATAEEGWEKPHRCSFDLIINCANSSKGFDLEKYLSMMDVHGRWISVGLPEEEGQVIKAQNLISNGVLIGASHLGSRREMLEMLQLAADKGLRGWVEELQIGSEGLKEAMERMKKGDVHYRFTMTGYDKVFG, from the exons ATGCCGtatcctgaagaagctgaaggatTCCAGGTGGACAGTCCGGAAACCTATACCGATTTCAAGAAGCGCTTT TTCAAACTGAAACCGTTCGGCGACTATG ATGTCGACATCAAGATAGAAGCGTGCGGCGTTTGTGGAAGCGATGTGCACACTATTAGCG GTGGTTGGGGCTCCCAGAAATTCCCCCTCTGTGTCGGACACG AAATCATTGGCCGTGCCGTGCGCGTTGGTCCCAAGGTGACTCTGATCAAAGAAGGCCAGCGTGTCGGCGTCGGCGCCCAGTCGTATTCCTGCGGCGAGTGCAAACAATgcaagaacgagaacgaAACATACTGCCCGGTGCTCATGATCGATACATACGGCGCCGAATGGCCCGACACTGGAATCGTTAGCCAGGGCGGATACTCATCGCACGTCCGCACTCATGAGCACTGGGTCTTTCCCATCCCCGACGTCCTGGAGACGAACCTTGTCGCGCCCATGCTGTGTGCTGGATTGACTGCGTACTCGCCCTTGGTTCGCAATGGCGCTGGGCCCGGCAAGAAAGTCGGTATCGTCGGCCTAGGTGGAATTGGTCACTTTGGTGTTATGTTCGCCAAGGCTCTGGGAGCAGAGACCTGGGCGATTTCCCGGTCGCGGGCCAAGGAGGCAGATGCCCGCAAGCTAGGAGCCGATGGCTACATCGCTACTGCAGAGGAGGGCTGGGAAAAGCCTCATCGGTGCTCTTTTGACCTGATCATCAACTGTGCCAATTCATCCAAGGGGTTCGACCTGGAGAAGTACCTCTCCATGATGGACGTCCACGGCCGATGGATCAGTGTAGGCCtgccagaagaggaaggacaaGTGATCAAGGCGCAAAATCTAATTTCCAATGGTGTGCTGATCGGTGCGAGCCATCTTGGAAGTCGCCGTGAGATGCTGGAGATGCTGCAACTGGCCGCTGACAAGGGGCTAAGAGGCTGGGTGGAAGAACTGCAAATTGGCAGTGAAGGATTAAAGGAGGCGATGGAAcggatgaagaagggagacGTCCACTACCGGTTTACGATGACGGGGTATGACAAGGTATTTGGGTGA
- the eb1 gene encoding microtubule-binding protein BIM1 (transcript_id=CADANIAT00010228), with protein sequence MGESRQELLAWLNNLLQLNMTKIEQCGTGAALCQIFDSIFMDVPMSRVKFNVNTEYAYLQNFKILQNVFARHQIDKPIPVESLSKCRMQDNLEFLQWTKKYWDQHYPGGDYDALARRKASGAPPGSAGTSRAGATSASSARRGTTPTVGRARPAAGGASSATVAALQAELNSTKEAISGLEKERDFYFAKLRDIELLLQNAIEADPELEKDDDSLVKHIQGILYSTEEGFEIPAEGEVAGDELETF encoded by the exons ATGGGTGAATCGAG ACAGGAACTGTTAGCATGGCTCAACAACCTGCTGCAGTTGAATATGACCAAGATTGAGCAGTGCGGAACCGG AGCTGCGCTATGTCAGATTTTCGACTCTATTTTCA TGGACGTGCCCATGTCTCGAGTAAAATTCAATGTTAACACGGAATACGCCTACCTTCAAAATTTCAAGATCCTGCAGA ATGTTTTCGCACGTCACCAGATCGACAAGCCAATCCCCGTCGAGTCTCTCTCCAAATGCCGGATGCAGGATAACCTGGAGTTCCTCCAGTGGACGAAGAAGTACTGGGACCAACATTATCCGGGAGGAGACTATGATGCGCTCGCCCGCCGGAAGGCCTCCGGGGCCCCTCCCGGCTCTGCGGGCACTTCGCGTGCAGGCGCAACCTCCGCTAGCAGCGCCCGGCGTGGAACCACTCCCACCGTTGGACGCGCGCGCCCTGCTGCCGGAGGAGCCAGCTCTGCCACTGTCGCTGCACTGCAGGCGGAACTCAACTCAACCAAGGAGGCGATCAGTGgattggagaaggagcgcGACTTTTACTTTGCCAAGCTTCGGGACATCGAGTTGCTGCTCCAGAATGCGATCGAGGCGGAcccggagctggagaaggatgaCGATTCACTGGTGAAGCACATTCAGGGCATTCTTTACTCTACAGAG GAAGGATTTGAGATCCCTGCCGAGGGTGAAGTCGCAGGtgatgagctggagacgTTTTAA
- a CDS encoding uncharacterized protein (transcript_id=CADANIAT00010226): protein MVMANASKDSRTEAQETVVDQEIEQQKPYRPARWQSNLTILSCYIANFSDGFQNGLANPTNVIFKHLLGSSRYPSEMQTRISNSLIIGAILGVVVLGYVSDMVSRRAGLVFTSGLVTVSTLMAALALQVHPSYNMLWFFVIVRGISGFGVGGEYPPSAAAGLEESDDFRRRYRGPVFVSFTTLMATLASPILQIIYLISLKASSNNLHITFHAMYSIAAILPFTVMLLRFFMADSTLYHNSNFKQSPQNRSLRFYVLLVRRYWARLLTTSTAFFLYDFINFPNSIMSSTIISSLVTDNNIQTTAIWQVILSALPVPGVVLGAYLTNAIGRRNTGLLGFAGYTVTGFLIGGLFHKISKHMAAFVVLYGLLNAFGHMGPGATIGLISSESFPTAMRGMGYSVALALGRTGAAVGTQCFMPLRERGGDSATFYLAGGVAVLGMFVYWFLPESGELDLENEDRKLEGYLRENEIAMG, encoded by the exons ATGGTTATGGCAAACGCCTCTAAAGACAGCCGCACCGAAGCCCAGGAAACGGTTGTGGACCAGGAGATCGAACAGCAGAAGCCCTATCGACCTGCCCGATGGCAGAGTAACCTGACGATTTTGAGTTGT TACATCGCCAACTTCAGCGACGGCTTCCAGAACGGCCTTGCAAATCCCACAAATGtcatcttcaagcacctGCTAGGTAGCTCGCGGTATCCGTCTGAGATGCAGACGCGGATTAGTAACTCCTTGATTATTGGCGCTATTCTGGGCGTTGTCGTTCTGGGATACGTGTCGGATATGGTCTCGAGACGAGCAGGTCTCGTCTTTACCTCGGGGCTGGTCACGGTTAGCACATTGATGGCtgcgctggcgctgcaggTGCATCCTTCGTACAACATGCTGTGGTTCTTTGTCATTGTGCGTGGGATCTCTGGGTTTGGCGTTGGAGGTGAATATCCGCCCAGTGCGGCGGCTGGGTTAGAGGAATCAGACGAT TTCAGACGGCGCTATCGAGGTCCTGTCTTCGTCTCCTTCACAACCCTAATGGCAACACTAGCCTCGCCCATCCTGCAAATCATCTATCTGATCAGCCTGAAAGCAAGCAGCAACAATCTGCACATTACCTTCCATGCCATGTATTCCATCGCTGCAATCCTCCCCTTCACAGTCATGctcctccgcttcttcatGGCCGACTCAACACTCTATCACAACTCGAATTTCAAACAAAGCCCGCAGAACCGCTCTCTGCGCTTCTACGTCTTGCTCGTCCGCCGCTACTGGGCACGTCTCCTGACAACCTCTACCGCATTCTTCCTCTACGACTTCATCAACTTTCCGAACAGCATCATGTCTAGCACGATCATTTCGTCTCTGGTTACGGACAACAACATCCAAACCACGGCAATCTGGCAAGTCATCCTCTCCGCACTCCCTGTTCCCGGCGTCGTGCTAGGCGCATACCTTACCAACGCCATTGGGCGCCGCAACACCGGTCTGCTCGGGTTCGCCGGCTACACGGTGACGGGATTTCTAATTGGAGGGCTGTTCCATAAGATCTCAAAGCACATGGCTGCTTTCGTCGTGCTATACGGTCTCCTCAATGCCTTCGGTCATATGGGTCCCGGTGCCACAATCGGTTTGATCTCCTCTGAATCGTTTCCAACTGCTATGCGCGGGATGGGATATAGCGTTGCGTTGGCGCTTGGCCGGACGGGCGCAGCGGTGGGAACCCAGTGTTTTATGCcgctgagggagaggggTGGCGACAGTGCGACGTTTTATCTCGCTGGGGGTGTAGCGGTTTTGGGGATGTTTGTTTATTGGTTTTTACCTGAAAGTGGAGAGTTGGATCTTGAGAACGAGGATCGGAAGTTGGAAGGCTATTTGAGGGAGAATGAGATTGCTATGGGGTGA
- a CDS encoding Gfo/Idh/MocA family protein (transcript_id=CADANIAT00010232), whose amino-acid sequence MAPPSVLMVGTGEYTTGYVGGGASGSDKKVGVVGLTLFDLRRRGKVGDLSMVGVSGRKFPGIREHLHKNITQVYNNLDTSFTSYPADDATDPDAYKAAIDALPKGSAITIFTPDPTHFSIALYAIERGIHVLVTKPAVKTLPEHIALLEAAQKHNVFVFVEHHKRFDPAYSDARAKAKNLGDFNYFYSYMSQPKFQLETFKAWAGKESDISYYLNSHHVDICDSMVGNDYTPVRVNASASKGTAVELGCVPETEDTITLLVDWKHKTQPGKVATGVYTASWTAPQKAGVHSNQYFHYMGATGEIRVNQAKRGYDVTGDDSGLAWINPFYMRYAPDEEGNFGGQTGYGYISFEKFIDAITALNEGRVTLKELDNRPLPTLKNTIATTAILHAGRVSLDEKRAVEIFEKDGKWELR is encoded by the exons ATGGCCCCTCCCAGTGTGTTGATGGTCGGTACCGGCGAATACACAACCGGCTATGTCGGCGGTGGCGCCTCAGGTTCAGACAAGAAAGTCGGCGTCGTCGGCCTGACGCTGTttgatcttcgccgtcgcggTAAAGTCGGAGACCTGAGCATGGTCGGCGTTTCAGGGCGCAAGTTCCCAGGAATTC GCGAGCACCTCCACAAGAACATCACGCAGGTCTATAACAACCTCGATACAAGCTTTACCTCTTACCCGGCGGACGACGCCACCGATCCAGACGCCTATAAGGCGGCCATTGATGCCCTCCCCAAGGGATCTGCCATCACAATCTTCACCCCCGACCCTACCCATTTCTCCATCGCCCTCTACGCCATCGAACGCGGGATCCACGTGCTGGTCACCAAGCCCGCCGTCAAAACCCTCCCCGAACACATCGCGCTCCTCGAGGCTGCGCAAAAGCATAATGTCTTCGTCTTTGTCGAGCACCACAAGCGCTTCGACCCAGCTTACTCCGACGCCCgcgcgaaggcgaagaaccTCGGCGACTTCAACTACTTCTACTCATACATGAGTCAGCCAAAATTCCAGCTCGAGACGTTCAAGGCGTGGGCAGGCAAGGAAAGTGATATCTCCTACTATTTAAACAGTCACCATGTTGACATTTGCGATTCCATGGTTGGCAATGACTACACGCCCGTCAGGGTGAATGCGAGTGCGTCAAAGGGCACCGCTGTAGAGTTGGGCTGTGTGCCCGAGACAGAGGATACTATTACGCTCCTCGTGGATTGGAAGCATAAGACGCAACCAGGGAAGGTGGCGACAGGCGTGTATACGGCGTCCTGGACGGCGCCGCAGAAGGCTGGCGTTCATTCGAACCAGTATTTCCATT ACATGGGTGCTACAGGCGAGATCCGCGTCAACCAAGCAAAGCGCGGCTACGACGTAACAGGCGACGACTCCGGCCTCGCCTGGATAAATCC GTTCTACATGCGTTACGCCCCCGACGAAGAGGGCAACTTCGGCGGGCAGACAGGCTATGGTTATATCAGTTTCGAGAAATTCATTGACGCCATCACAGCGCTTAATGAAGGAAGAGTCACCTTGAAGGAGCTGGATAATCGACCACTGCCCACGCTGAAGAACACGATTGCTACGACTGCGATTTTGCATGCAGGAAGGGTGAGTTTGGACGAGAAGAGGGCTGTTGAGATTTTCGAAAAGGACGGGAAGTGGGAGCTTAGATAG
- a CDS encoding uncharacterized protein (transcript_id=CADANIAT00010227) has product MTSHGTSRHSRYERLLRKHRLETREDRQESILDVGRAGDLQDRGVELHQKRQYQPNPSTTEDQPDTQTSVTAGAESIVTTTQVPQETASASESNILSSNSDQQTTELHTTTMSDDASTTVTAVTTITTTVAYPSDPTTGSGVDLTTSISDHTAVAATAEDVSDERSTTESAPSETSTMATEPSESATGPSTELASADTSTVPFSDSEEPATSPSSELDTIDTSTVPLTDPTESVTAVASMSAALSEAVTEVSGIIASLTSDIESLSASTQQILPVPTSAASPATSVTVSTSVPIISQPSGSSDTPMFSGSSPDIPTAVISTQTPSGTSTESIMGVGSDDGSTSSSEINTDSTTTSITSDSDSSTSTTASETSASNTDSPSQGGYSWGGGSSSDPTGTSDGSSTSSDSGSSSLSPQTTGKIVGGVVGGVAGASLLFLLLWFLLRRRRKTGFFLSSPANRSIADDGGAGGGLIGAPARSEMASRDSNKGSIFGAAYFAPALMKRWRQSQVSTGEESFVSTTPSSERGFQKISGRKLQSGAQPGFDDGNGSLSPTESEISATLPPIIPRSAFSPSQPPPSNPFSMPLDTSYTREAPEEGVPVMRPSPARMPTSGSTNAATWAEASARSVPMPFPMPPSGPIAIPKRPDALGRSHPSFDGSRGSRFTESL; this is encoded by the coding sequence ATGACCAGCCATGGTACCTCCAGACATAGTCGGTACGAACGATTATTACGGAAGCACCGGCTAGAAACCCGGGAAGATAGACAGGAGTCAATATTGGATGTCGGCCGAGCTGGGGATTTGCAAGACCGAGGGGTGGAATTGCACCAGAAACGACAATACCAGCCCAATCCGTCCACGACAGAAGACCAGCCAGATACGCAGACTAGTGTCACCGCGGGTGCAGAGTCGATCGTAACTACAACACAAGTTCCTCAGGAGACCGCATCTGCCTCTGAGTCCAATATTTTATCCAGTAATTCGGATCAACAAACGACTGAGCTACATACCACTACTATGTCCGATGATGCATCGACTACGGTGACAGCCGTAACGACGATAACAACGACAGTCGCATATCCTTCAGATCCCACCACGGGATCGGGGGTCGACCTGACAACTTCAATATCAGATCACACCGCGGTGGCAGCCACTGCTGAAGACGTATCAGATGAACGATCGACGACAGAGTCGGCTCCTTCAGAGACATCGACAATGGCAACGGAGCCCTCAGAGTCCGCAACTGGACCTTCCACAGAGTTGGCTTCCGCAGATACCTCCACTGTGCCGTTCTCAGATTCGGAAGAGCCTGCCACCAGTCCATCATCAGAGCTGGACACCATTGACACCTCCACTGTGCCGCTAACCGATCCCACAGAGTCCGTGACTGCTGTGGCGTCGATGTCAGCCGCGCTGTCCGAGGCCGTGACCGAGGTTTCTGGCATTATTGCTTCCCTTACTTCAGATATTGAGAGTCTATCCGCATCCACACAACAAATACTACCGGTTCCCACTTCTGCCGCATCTCCGGCTACGTCTGTTACTGTTTCTACGTCGGTTCCTATAATCAGCCAGCCGTCCGGCTCAAGTGATACCCCTATGTTCAGTGGGTCGAGCCCCGATATTCCCACTGCTGTGATATCTACCCAGACTCCGTCTGGCACCAGCACCGAAAGTATTATGGGAGTAGGGTCAGATGACGGCTCAACCTCTAGCTCCGAAATTAACACCGATtcaacaaccacctcgaTCACCTCTGATTCTGATTCATCCACAAGTACGACAGCCTCGGAGACTTCTGCTTCAAACACCGATTCACCATCTCAAGGCGGGTACAGTTGGGGCGGTGGCAGTAGTTCGGACCCTACAGGGACTTCGGACGGCTCATCCACTTCGTCAGATAGCGGGTCAAGCTCGCTGAGCCCACAGACCACGGGCAAAATAGTTGGCGGTGTTGTCGGAGGCGTGGCGGGTGCTTCactcctgttcctgctgctttggTTCCTGCTCCGGCGGCGCAGGAAGACTGGATTCTTCCTCAGTTCGCCCGCCAACAGGTCAATAGCAGACGATGGAGGTGCTGGCGGCGGTCTTATCGGCGCGCCCGCCAGAAGCGAGATGGCATCACGTGATTCAAATAAGGGCTCAATATTCGGCGCGGCATACTTCGCTCCGGCACTTATGAAACGCTGGCGACAGTCTCAAGTTTCCACTGGTGAAGAGAGTTTCGTGAGCACGACCCCGAGTAGCGAGCGTGGTTTCCAGAAAATCTCCGGACGCAAACTCCAATCTGGTGCGCAGCCGGGGTTCGATGATGGCAATGGAAGCCTGTCGCCAACGGAGTCCGAAATCAGCGCCACTCTACCGCCTATCATCCCTCGATCGGCCTTTTCGCCATCGCAACCGCCGCCGTCAAATCCATTCAGCATGCCGCTTGATACTAGCTATACGCGCGAAGCCCCGGAGGAGGGCGTTCCTGTGATGCGACCGTCGCCGGCACGTATGCCGACATCTGGTTCGACAAATGCGGCGACTTGGGCTGAGGCCAGTGCGCGGTCAGTACCCATGCCTTTCCCTATGCCACCGTCTGGCCCCATCGCGATACCAAAACGTCCGGATGCGCTCGGACGAAGTCATCCTAGTTTTGATGGAAGTCGAGGGAGTCGGTTCACGGAGAGCTTATGA
- a CDS encoding F-box/WD repeat-containing protein (transcript_id=CADANIAT00010229) has translation MPPRDTVATSPHRRRPSINAKSRSRPRTATVSTLPSSSTSDLDHDVWTGLPLVDSGDDMGGSALETMTPVCGQPGRRRSAKSFSGLRHSVDGLRALGRRLSVTIRSKSSRTSNSPFQHEHELGPQNSQDDEEDGFDHPEYVPASQGVSIPLPIPGKGLEPPIVPNHLCSGAAARAAAAAQNEMARKSEQAKLTRDSESGIGIVLQDRSDSDDETDVVRSDPAVAFPTEIMAQVLSYLDPESLMNSGLVSRAWSEQVSSQHVWRNVFRSYYGKRCHPGSGKQPAAGLGKNTFQQDWKRLYLIRRTLESRWKEGKAAAIYLQGHTDSVYCAQFDEDKIITGSRDRTIRVWDARYPWACRKIIGPAPGGVLNNGPFHDPEQQALGSSPLLTIRPPPASPAEIVSLHEKPSNYHSASILCLQFDDEIMVTGSSDHTCIIWDIKNDYKPIRRLEGHTAGVLDVCFDHRYIVSCSKDNTICVWDRRSGALVKKLYGHRGPVNAVQLRGDLIVSASGDGVAKLWNITSGLCVKEFSSRDRGLACVEFSNDARTVLTGGNDRAIYQFDANTGQLVKEIEGHTGLVRSLHLDDVNQRIVSGSYDTSVKVFDAQAGELSIDFPGWTTSWMLSVKSDYRRIVATSQDSRAVIMDFGYGLDGIDLLEG, from the exons ATGCCTCCAAGAGACACCGTCGCTACTTCCCCTCACCGAAGACGTCCGTCAATCAACGCCAAATCGCGGTCGCGACCACGGACCGCGACCGTATCAACTTTACCTTCCAGCTCAACATCGGACCTAGATCATGATGTGTGGACTGGCTTGCCCCTCGTGGATTCTGGGGATGATATGGGAGGTTCGGCTCTGGAAACCATGACCCCTGTCTGCGGACAACCCGGCAGACGTCGCAGCGCAAAGAGTTTCTCGGGGCTACGCCACTCGGTTGATGGACTGCGTGCGCTTGGCCGTCGTCTGTCAGTTACCATTCGCAGCAAGTCATCTCGCACTTCGAACTCGCCCTTTCAGCATGAGCATGAGCTGGGCCCTCAGAATAGCcaagatgacgaagaagatggttTCGATCATCCCGAATATGTTCCTGCTTCCCAAGGTGTCTCCATCCCACTACCGATTCCTGGGAAGGGGTTAGAGCCTCCCATTGTGCCTAACCACCTGTGCTCTGGAGCGGCTGCTCGAGCAGCCGCAGCGGCTCAGAATGAAATGGCACGCAAGTCGGAGCAAGCGAAGCTTACGCGTGACTCGGAAAGTGGCATTGGTATCGTGCTGCAGGATCGTTCTGACTCGGATGATGAAACCGATGTCGTTCGCAGTGACCCTGCGGTCGCCTTCCCTACAGAGATCATGGCCCAGGTACTCTCGTATCTTGACCCTGAGTCTTTGATGAACAGCGGCTTGGTGTCACGCGCTTGGAGTGAGCAGGTCTCCTCCCAGCATGTGTGGCGCAATGTATTTCGCTCTTACTATGGAAAACGCTGCCACCCAGGGTCTGGTAAACAGCcggctgctgggcttggcAAAAACACGTTCCAACAGGATTGGAAGCGGCTGTATCTTATCCGTCGCACCCTGGAGAGTCGGTGGAAGGAGGGCAAGGCGGCGGCAATCTATCTCCAAGGCCATACAGACAGTGTATACTGTGCCCAATTCGACGA GGACAAAATCATCACCGGTTCTCGCGATCGAACAATCCGAGTCTGGGACGCTCGCTACCCCTGGGCTTGTCGTAAGATAATCGGACCAGCGCCTGGGGGAGTCCTCAACAACGGCCCGTTCCATGATCCAGAGCAGCAAGCACTAGGTAGTTCGCCGTTATTGACCATTCGTCCTCCTCccgcttctccagcagagatCGTGAGTCTGCATGAGAAACCATCGAACTATCACAGCGCTTCCATTCTGTGCCTCCAGTTTGACGATGAAATCATGGTTACTGGGTCTTCGGACCATACTTGCATCATTTGGGACATTAAGAATGACTATAAACCAATCCGCCGTCTTGAGGGCCACACAGCTGGTGTTTTGGATGTCTGCTTTGACCATCGTTATATTGTCTCTTGCTCTAAGGACAACACAATTTGCGTCTGGGATCGACGCTCTGGCGCTCTTGTGAAAAAGCTGTACGGCCATCGCGGGCCCGTCAACGCCGTTCAGCTACGTGGCGATCTCATTGTTTCTGCAAGTGGAGACGGTGTCGCCAAGCTGTGGAACATTACGTCTGGCCTATGTGTCAAGGAGTTCTCCAGCAGAGACAGGGGTCTCGCATGTGTTGAATTCAGCAATGATGCACGCACGGTTCTTACCGGTGGCAATGACCGAGCCATCTATCAGTTTGACGCGAACACTGGCCAGCTGGTTAAAGAGATTGAAGGGCACACGGGCTTGGTCCGTTCCTTGCATCTTGACGATGTCAACCAACGAATTGTCAGCGGAAGCTACGATACGAGCGTCAAGGTTTTTGACGCTCAAGCAGGAGAGCTATCCATTGATTTTCCGGGTTGGACCACCAGCTGGATGTTGAGTGTGAAGTCGGATTATAGACGCATTGTTGCTACTAGCCAAGACTCGCGCGCGGTAATCATGGATTTTGGGTATGGGTTAGATGGCATTGATTTATTGGAAGGCTAG